Below is a genomic region from Citrobacter telavivensis.
ACACGGTGATGCCGTTTGGTAAATACAAAGGGCGTCGGCTGATCGATGTGCCGGAAGAGTATCTGTTGTGGTTTGCCCGCAAGGATGAGTTCCCGGCGGGTAAACTGGGCGAACTGATGCAAATCACGCTGCTGATCAAAACCGAAGGGCTGAGCCAACTGGTTCAGCCCCTGAAACGTCCGCTTTAAGCTTTTGCGGCGCGGCTGTCCTGCTGCGCCTGTAACTGTTCGGCCTGGCGCTTATAGCGACGCGCCAGTACCGCACAGACCATCAACTGGATCTGGTGGAAAATCATCAGCGGCAATACCATCATCCCAATGACGGACGTCGGAAAGAGGATGTTGGCCATGGGTACGCCGTTCGCCAGACTCTTTTTCGACCCGCAGAAGACAATCGTGATTTCGTCGGCCTTGTTGAAGCCGCATTTGCGTGCCACAAAGATGTTTACGGCAATCACGATGGCGAGCAGCACAATGCTGACTACGACGATAAACAGCAGCGATCCCCAGCCCACTTTGTGCCAGATCCCGTTAACCACGGCTTCGCTGAAGGCCGAATAGACCACCAGCAGAATCGACGTCTGATCCGTCTTCGCAATCCATTTTTTATTTCGCGCAACCCATTTGCCGATCCACGGACGGGAAAGGTGTCCGAGCACAAACGGCAACAGCAGTTGCAGCATGATTTTGCCGACCTGCTCCAGACTTCCTTCTGCGCCGTGAATGTTCATCACCACGCCGACCAGCAGCGGGGAGAGGAAAATCCCCAGCAGGCTGGAGGCCGACGCTGAGCAGACCGCCGCCGCAACGTTCCCTCCAGCCAGCGACGTAAAGGCAATTGCCGACTGCACCGTGGCGGGCAAAATGCACAGATACAGGAAACCGGTGTACAGCATTGGGTCAACGTTGACGGGCGCCCACCAGGCAAACAGTACACCGAGTACCGGGAACAGAATGAAGGTGCTGCACATCACCCACAGGTGCAAACGCCAGTGACTGCCGCCAGCGATAATGGCTTCGCGCGAGAGCTTCGCCCCGTGCATAAAGAACAGGAGCGCAATGGCGGCGGTGGTAATGCCTTCAACGACAGGAACAAAATCTCCCTCAGCTGGAAAAAATGAGGCCAGCAGGACGACCGCAACCAGGGTCAGGGTAAACGGATCAAGGATTCGAAAAATATTCATAAATACTCCAGGAATTCGGTGTCCTCATTTTGCGTTTTTCATTTTGAGAAATAAAATTGATTTATTGCATCTATATATGAATTGAGTTGATGAATTATTCTCTGCGTCAATTACGTGTGTTTGTTACCGTTGCTCAGGAGCGAAGTTTCAGCCGGGCCGGTGAGTTTATTGGTCTGAGCCAGTCGGCCGTCAGTCACAGTATCAAAGAACTGGAGCGCCAGACAGGAGTGAAGTTACTGAACCGCACGACGCGTGAAGTCGTGC
It encodes:
- a CDS encoding bile acid:sodium symporter, translated to MNIFRILDPFTLTLVAVVLLASFFPAEGDFVPVVEGITTAAIALLFFMHGAKLSREAIIAGGSHWRLHLWVMCSTFILFPVLGVLFAWWAPVNVDPMLYTGFLYLCILPATVQSAIAFTSLAGGNVAAAVCSASASSLLGIFLSPLLVGVVMNIHGAEGSLEQVGKIMLQLLLPFVLGHLSRPWIGKWVARNKKWIAKTDQTSILLVVYSAFSEAVVNGIWHKVGWGSLLFIVVVSIVLLAIVIAVNIFVARKCGFNKADEITIVFCGSKKSLANGVPMANILFPTSVIGMMVLPLMIFHQIQLMVCAVLARRYKRQAEQLQAQQDSRAAKA